The Pseudanabaena sp. ABRG5-3 genome includes the window AACTATTTGAGGCTCCCATTCAATTAGACGAGATTAGCATTTCTTCTTTAATTCATGTAGGCGTTGCATCAAGCGATCTCCCTTACGATCAACCTGAAGATATTCTAAGGGCGGCTGATACTGCCATTCATTATGCCAAACAAGCAGTAGGGACTCGAACTATTTTTTTTGATACGAATATGCAGCAGAAAGCTCTCCAAAGACTCAATTTGGAAGTAAATCTGCAAGAAGCAATTAAACTTCAGAATTTAGAAGTTCACTATCAGCCGATTTTTTTATTAAAGACATCTCAGTTGATTGGGTTTGAAGCCTTGGTACGATGGCAACATCCAATGCAGGAGTGGCTCTCCCCCATAAAATTCATTCCCTTAGCAGAAGAGACTGGACTGATTGTACGCTTAGGTAATTGGGTTCTTAGAGAAGCTTGTCTACAATTGCAAAGATGGAAACAATTATTTGGTAATGCTTGTCCTACAAGGATTAGCGTTAATCTTTCAAGCTTACAACTAGTCAGTCCTACTCTCTTACAACATATTGATCAAACTCTTAGTGATACTGGGCTTAGTGGCGAGAATTTAATTTTGGAGATTACAGAAACGGTATTAATGGAAAATATTCAAGAAGCGGTTGAAGTCCTCCAAAATTTGCGAGAACGATGTATTGGATTATCAATTGATGATTTTGGCACAGGATATTCTTCCCTCTCTTATCTACAGTCTTTACCTCTCACTGCTTTAAAAATTGATCGCTCTTTTATTCAGAATATTGAATCTAACCAGACCAATCTAGAAATCACTTCCACAATTATTGAACTAGCTAAACGCTTAGGACTCAAAGTAGTAGCAGAGGGACTGGAAAAAGAAATTCATGTGGATATTTTACGTTCACTTAACTGTGATTACGGACAGGGCTTTTTATTTTCTCGTCCAATTCCTGCTGATGAGGCTACTAAATTAATTGCGGAGCAATTGCGATAAAACCTAAAGATGACGGTGTTTCACCTCAAAACCTAAGAAATATGAGTAGCGGCGCGAACTGCTACTCATATTTCTTAGGTTTTACAGCCTGTTGAGGCTTAAAGTACTACAGAGAAATTTTTAAAAGCGCGGCAAAGCCACGCTTTTAAAAATTTCTCTGGTTTTAAAGTCAGCGCAGAGCGCTGTAATTGATAGTTATAGCTGTAGCCATTCTTGTTAGGACACAAAACCAGAAGGCGAGTGGCGGCGCGAAGCGCCGCCACTCGCTTCTTGGGTTTTGATTTTGTCCTAATATAGGCGGCTACGGCTATATGACTAACAGTTGCGATAACATAAGCAATTACATGCGTATTTTCAGCTTGTCATATGCTCATAACTAGCGATGTCTCACCCACAATTACTCTGGCGATCCAAATTGGCACAGTAGTAATTTGGCTTGGTCTAGTATTTCTAGCTTCAGAAATCTTGCATCGTCTCAAACAAGATCCTGAAGTAGTTCGCAAAGTTGTGCATATTGGGACGGGCAATGTACTGCTCATTGCATGGTGGTTAAATATCCCCACATGGCTATGTATTGCCGCAGGTGTAACATTTAGCGCGATCGCCCTAGCATCTCACCGCATTAATATTTTGCCGATGCTCGATGATGTGGGGCGCAAAACCTATGGGGTGTTCTACTACGCGCTCAGTATCACAATTTTAGTAACTTTGCTGTGGGAGAACTATCCTCAATATGCAGTGATCGGCGTGATGGTGATGTCTTGGGGTGATGGGATGGCAGCCCTAATTGGTAAAAGATTTGGTACACATATTTTTGTGCATTTGGGCAATAAACGCAGCTATGAAGGCTCCTTTGCCATGTTTGCCACAAGCGTAATCGTAATTCTTAGTATTTTGGGCATTACTCACGGTATTCGTCCTAGCGATCTGGGTGTAGCTATACCTGTTGCCGCGATCGCTGCTTTACTCGAAGCCTATTCCCCTGGAGGCACAGATAATCTCTCCGTCCCCTTATCTAGTGCGGCTTTAAGTTTTGTTCTGCAAAATTACTTTTGAGCGCATGAAGTGACAATATTTCTAAACCCAGAGGGGATAGACTTACTGTTCTGCATTTCTAGATCTATTTTTTTGAATTCGCCATAGGTATAGGCTTTTTGAATTTCGGTAATTGAGCATGAGCAAAGCTTTTCAGCAACTTTAATGTCTACTTTCTTGCCTTTCGCACCACTTAGGCAACCTTCCGTAAAGGCTTTAACATCTTTTTCAGGATAGACATGACTAGCGTCTTGTTGGAGATCTGAGCTAAAGCGCCCCACAAAACTTATTAGAGATAAAATCAAGCTTGATACGATCACCCACCGACTAAAGACTGCTTTCCAATAAGGAATGCTGCGCCCTTTAATGAAGTAGTAAATAGTCCCAATAATCAACATCAGCACAAGTGGGCTAATCAAGGTTCCCACTAAAT containing:
- a CDS encoding diacylglycerol/polyprenol kinase family protein, producing the protein MLITSDVSPTITLAIQIGTVVIWLGLVFLASEILHRLKQDPEVVRKVVHIGTGNVLLIAWWLNIPTWLCIAAGVTFSAIALASHRINILPMLDDVGRKTYGVFYYALSITILVTLLWENYPQYAVIGVMVMSWGDGMAALIGKRFGTHIFVHLGNKRSYEGSFAMFATSVIVILSILGITHGIRPSDLGVAIPVAAIAALLEAYSPGGTDNLSVPLSSAALSFVLQNYF
- a CDS encoding putative bifunctional diguanylate cyclase/phosphodiesterase, with the translated sequence MKNPNKSNLILVVDDETEIQRLMLQRFRKKIQSGELAFQFAQNGVDAIQILRDSHEISVVLTDIRMPEMDGLTLLSNLAEFDRPLKAVVVSAYGDMKNIRTAMNWGAFDFVTKPIDFADLEITLNRTLAFVNNLQEKEQKLQEALNTLHNLVFYDQLTGMPNRNGLLKYIAKSIALKQARGDAFALLILDIERYAIIKSGFGHALSDRLLVEVAKRLEQWNVQSKVVARLENNELAILLQELESPASLTKYIKQLHQLFEAPIQLDEISISSLIHVGVASSDLPYDQPEDILRAADTAIHYAKQAVGTRTIFFDTNMQQKALQRLNLEVNLQEAIKLQNLEVHYQPIFLLKTSQLIGFEALVRWQHPMQEWLSPIKFIPLAEETGLIVRLGNWVLREACLQLQRWKQLFGNACPTRISVNLSSLQLVSPTLLQHIDQTLSDTGLSGENLILEITETVLMENIQEAVEVLQNLRERCIGLSIDDFGTGYSSLSYLQSLPLTALKIDRSFIQNIESNQTNLEITSTIIELAKRLGLKVVAEGLEKEIHVDILRSLNCDYGQGFLFSRPIPADEATKLIAEQLR